The Bombus affinis isolate iyBomAffi1 chromosome 15, iyBomAffi1.2, whole genome shotgun sequence DNA segment TTCACGCCACAAACGCCTGGCACGATGTACGGCTCAGAGCAGAGCTTCAGTTCATATCAACCGAGTCCTAGCCCGGCAGGAAGTGCCACTGCAAGTCCAAGTCCTACAGGATACGTTGCAACTCCCTCACCAACTGGTACTGGATATACTACTAGTCCGCATGGAGCCTTTGCCACGCCTTCACCCATGGGTTACAGTCCTATGACTCCAGGTAAATGCCTTTCTCTATTTGGGCGCTTTAGAAATAGAGATTAGAATGTTCGTTAAAActattactttttctttttcaggAGTTGCAGGTAGCCCATACAATCCACAGACACCAGGTGCCAGTCTAGATACAAATGTCGGTTCTGGAATCATTGGAGGAGCCGATTGGCACACAACAGATATTGAAGTTCGAATTCGTGACTCTCATCAAGATCCTGCGTTAGCTGGCCAGCAAGGTGTTGTTCGGGGAATATCCGTAAGTATTCTACCTCTTGATTAATAAAACTAGTTTTATGTAGTTTATAATTAGACTGCAGATGTTTATGCAGGTACATGTCTATGTAAATACAATCAAAGAAGCAGAATCTAAtcagagatttatttcatccactaaatatttgttataaagaGTATTATACTGTGGATATTTTGTATACAATGTTTTGTATActgtatgtattatatgtatttttgtgTTTTCAAATTTTCTGTAAATGTATAAACATCTAGTTATAATGTACACTAATTTCGCTATActcttttctatatttctttcgatttccatttatttttttttttattatatatactattatttttattttattatctttttatttcaaatctgTTTACTACTTAAATATATGTGTGAACAGGGTGGCATGTGTGCGATCTTCCTACCTGTAGAAGACAGAGTAGTGAATTTGATTTGCGAGGATTTAGAACCGGTAGTTCCATCACGAGGTGACCGAGTCAAAGTGATTATCGGAGAAGACAGAGAAGCAGTAGGCACTCTGCTATCCATAGATAACCAAGAAGGTGTAGTGAAATTAAACAAGGACGAAGTGAAAATGTTGCACTTGCGGTTTTTGTGCAAGATGAAGGCATCGAATACATAATTTTTCATTCCAAGACAATTTTCTAACTAGATGGGAAAGAAGAATCCATAAAGACAATTTCAACAAGGGGAGCAAATTCGAAAGATTTATAATGAAAATCTTGCAAATAACATTGATGATTTTATGTTGTATTTCTTGTTATGTTCACAAGTAGCATCTAAATTATGTAATTATtaagtgtatatatataaataaataaataaatatatatatatattgtaaagAGTTTTTAATCTTTCCCTAATATTTTAACTTGTTCCATGATGTTATAAAAATCGGGATGagttatatggatatgtataCTTACAATTAGTTGTGTATAAAATAGTTCACCAATTTTTATACAATGTAAAGATGAATTGTAATATAAACACGCCTAAGTACGAAAAGAAAACGGAGTTCTCAATCTTCATTTGATCGAAGACAAAATCGAAGCTATTATACCTATTAAACGTTTGTACTCTTaaaattattcacaatttacaACTCATTAATCTGAAGACAGTCGCATAACAAACGAGAGGAAGCCGTGACGAAATGATTAGGGAATACTCAAGGGATCGGCATAAATTTTCCAAGGGAAAATCGTACTAATCGGGATTTACCGATTGGATTATGAAATCATGCTTTCTATGGTTCTTTCCGGTATTTATTGCAACTATTCTCGTTAATATAGGAAGGTATATAAACATAAACACCAACATCATACTTGTTTTATTTAAAGTTCAATTGTACAATTAGAagaatgttattattaattaattatatgaaACTGAGATTATaacatttcatttaaaaatatatgcTTCATCTCGTTACTGTTGCGAATGTTAGGGTGATGGGTGTTAATACTTTCAAACATGAACAAAACATTGGCACGGTGTTATTTGAGAAAAGTGATACAGCTAAACATTGTTGGACCACAGAGGAATTTATTATCTTAAATAGTCGACGAATGTTTCAAGATCTCTTACCAAAGGTACGGCTCTCCTTAACCTAGTTCTGCCAGTTATGAATCACCAAAATTGTATTCTTTTATCCTATACAGTTTATTTTAACATAAAATATTCCAAACATCATTATTGcttttttgcatattttttatttccttcatAATATGTTGTGTGTTTGTGATCTTTTCATTTTTGGTGTaccaataaatttttaataaaggaaataatGATACTTCAATCAAATacgtatattttataacatatatataattcatattattattcaataaatgtctaaaatgtattttttcatatgcaactaataataaattaccttctttttttaaataaaatttatttactatCATCTGTACATATACGTTAAACATAATAAAAATGctcaaattaaaaatgaattacTAACGGACAATTCTGTATTTAAACAAGAAGATATGAAGCAGTGTCATCTTAAATAATGATACAAATTTATTCGTGACCAACAGATAATTTTTCTCTGAACAGAATCATTATTCAAAAATAAATCTCGGAAGTTCGTTATTCTTGAAAGGTTGCCCAACTTTGTTAGGTATAATATTGGGTTATACTCGTGGTACAGATTATAGTTCCAACCTAAGTAAGACAAATCGCATCGAAATTCaagtttaaaaatattgtaataatgttTAGTTTTAGCAATAGCTTAAGCTTCAATGTTTCAATGAAGACTAccaaatataaattatgtttcAATAATTCGCTCTTAATATGGTATTATAGCGATAAATAGTTGAGGACTGCTTAAATATCAACAAAAATATCGCAAAACGATGAAGTGTTAACACCGCAAATAGCTTCAATGTATCATCCTATCCACTTTAAAAAAAAGCTTGAAATCGTTCCATCATCGATTCCTCTTCAAAAAAATATCCATGTGTCTATACCGTTCCCATCTATGGTTACTCTGATTCTCCAGGTGAAAGTTCTAAATTATGAGAACGATCGGTACATCGCGCTGCTGATGGATTACTTTCACATTTGTCTGGAAAACGTGCGTAAGCTGTCGATAGGAAAAACGAAGCACCTGATGCTGAAAGCCCTGGCGGACACGATGGGCGGCTACTTGCAGGTTTACATTTTGCCCCTCACCAAACACTCCTATTACGCGGGCAACGTAAAGTACCGAAATGCTAGAAAACTATTCGAACTGTACGAACAGCTGAAAGTTTTTTTACGAAGCAACGGAGCTGGTTGGCTAAATCCttcgaagaagataaaacagacGAAGATTCAAGCGATAGTGATCACATCGCCGAAATCGTCGTCGGTTGCGTGCGACGGGGTTATTACTTACTCTGCATGTAAGAATATGATTATTAGCTTTCGTAAAGTATTCATGAGCATTTTAAGCAATTCGATAGTGATTGTTTCAATCGAAAGTTTGGAGAAAATAGTTTTGTTTGTAGATGGAATGAAGTAGATTGCTAGGATACTGTAATGGGTTTATTTGGTACTAATTTGGAGGGAAGTTTCATAGATACAAGTGTTGAAATGGTGTGAGAGATGGCAGTGCTATGTGCCAACATTAATCGTGTGTGTATAAGTTTAAAAAGTTTGGAGGAACATAATTATTCCGttattaaaattgaattttggATTTATGAATCGGGATGTGAATATAACgtaattaacaaaatttatgGGCTTGTATCGAAATGTGTAAATAATGATATGTATGATAATAGTAACTGTAATGATATGTACTGTAGATAGtgtaatgataatgataatagtaACATTATTCTTAGCTATTATGTATCTAAAGTTCAAACAATTTTTAAGCTAGTTTCTATGCAATAATCAgtttgatattattattatttatttattagcttCGATCGCTAACAGACGAGAGACGAAACGTTTCACGTTCAAGCAGAAAAAGAGGCATATTCCGAAGCACAAAATTAAAAGTACAAATCCGAGTGAGTTCATcagaattaatataaaaattaaatacttgCTAAGTATAATCTATCCCTAATTTTAATAAACAATCCAATACTAAAAAGATGATATTTGTTTAAACataatattatcattatttgAAGGGCACAAAGATGAATCTGATCGAGACAACGAATCAATTATCATCCCTCTTCCTTTCCTGGACGACGATACACAGCCAAATAGGTATTGACAATTTGAACCATTTCCTTCCATTGCcaatattaacgatattaaaatagaattttttctTCAGTATCGCGTTACCTTTTAAGAAGAACACCTTGCAGTCTTTATACAGTGAACGATCGACTTTTGCATTGGTCAAATATTACATAGCTAGCGTAAAGTGCATCGTCTCGAAATCGAAAGAAAAAGCTGAGCTGGAGGCCTTTAATCGGGAGTTTTACGATTGGCTGCAGCAATCCGTACGTTGTGAGTCGCTGTGATCGAAAGTGGCAATCTTccttacatatataaatataatatatacttaatatacttatactatatataaatatatactatatataaattataaatatatactatatataaatacttaAGGAAATTGTTCAATTACAATCAAGAAACCTTTTCCTAGCAAAACATTTTATAACCATCATTAAACAATGGTATAAATGGTTAAACgatattttttaacatatttCATGCAATATCATATTGTTTAAGGTTTCTCAGATTGCATGTTATTTTGTGCAATTCAGTTTGAGTAATGCTGTTCTATAAAATTGATTGTTTTGAACGATGTTTGTCCGAAATTCTTTATCTTAATACAGCATTGAGCTGCATTGCATACAGAACGTCTACATATAATTAGgtttcgtttctttaattatgcctattaaaatgtaaattttcataaatatttacagCCTATCAATCAGTGTTTTAATAATTAAGGTTTATTTGATTCTACATTGCTCAAACTTGAGCAACAACCATTAGACGACTCTCATCGCCTTTCCAGGTGCAACGACACCTTGATGATGAGAAATGGTACCCGGCGTTCGGCGGTGTATTGAGGGTGATCGCCTCGTTGGAGGAAGCAGGTACACGTCGCTCGATTCTTTTCCTTATTAGCAATTTTCCAGCGCTGGATGTTTCCTATAACCCATCGTTTTTCCATGTCAGGCGCGGGAACCGGTCCCACGAAGGGAGCAAAAAGCGGAACGTATGAGATTATGCCCAAAACAGGCATGCAACAAACTATTGAGCCAGAGGAAGCCGTGTCACCTCTGTAcaaaggtgacgagagaaagcaGCACTTCAATCGCCGTCGAATTTTTCTAACTTCTGCTTTCTAACGTTGTCTCGTTCCTTCCTTCGTTCTAGAAGAGGAAACGGGAGTCCCACTAGGAACGACCGAATTAATATTGATTGCAGTGGTGAGCGCGTTACTAGTGTGGTTGCTGGTGGGCTTGAGCTTGGTCTGCTACAGATTCCTTACGAAACACTCGGACGAGTGCGTCTCATATGAACCACAGGATCCTCCGTATGttttaataaacattttttatggggaaaaattattttaaattataatattttacatattttacaagggaggaattttattaaaatgcaATGTTATAATATGCGAAGAGACGTGATAAATGATATTCCTCGCTGTTTACAGAAGAACAATTTTAAAATGCAATATGTTCTCAAACAATTTCacatcaaaatgttttatagtgGTTTGAGATTAAAAGAAAATCAAAACGATAAAAAACAAATACAATGATTTTTTGATGAATTTTTCCATAGAttttaaaattctattaaaatttgttttttcCAATTTAGTGATATTACACATACAACGgttttttaaaagaaaatttcctatttttctaatttagagTTGCTGTTTTGTACGAAAATAAAGAATACTGCCAACCTGATACGTGTCCGACACAATCACCTCGTAAGAGTTTGCTGGAAAGAATTAAGGATTATTGGAAGAACAGGTTTGGTAAATGTCATGGAGGTTGTCAAGATCGTATGGACGAGGAACGTTGTTTAGCCGCAATTAGTTATACTAGCAAAGACACGATCGACGTTAGTCATAGTAGCAGAAGTTATCAGtaagtatttatttaatatttattgatTATCACTTTAGAAAATCAATTTCCTGcgattaatttattattctcaAAGATTTATGTGTTGTAATaagtaaatttaaaataatgatTGGATAATTATTTCGTAGATCATTTGATTTTTCTCTGCTTGTTATAAAGATTAATGGCAAAACTAAAACAGGTTCTAAAAAGTTATTTAAGCCTTAAACAATTATATCTTCTATTATTTTTTCAGgaaaaggaaaataaacaaaTCGGTTTCAGCGATGTTATCGTGTCATCGAAAAGAGCATGTGCCCATCAGAGTACGTaatttcgattattcaaattgtTATTAATTACGTGGACAAGATATAACTGTAAATTCAATTGAATTTTTGTAGAAAGTTTGTTATAGTTCGGATGGCTCGTTAACCACGAATACGGAGAGTCCGGATAGCAAACCCAGATAATAAAAGGTTACAAGTTTTCATTTATCTTTTAATATATCCCTTTTTAGTATGTACGACGTAATAAATACAGTCAATTACAAATAAAATCACCTTTCTAATTATTgctatctaagtataataattcttaaatacgttatataataactaGGTATTTTTATCCCTTTGATAGTGTAATAAAGTTGTAATGTTATGATAGTGTGAATGAacgatttagaaaataattatttctttatcgtTACAAgactttatatttcaaatatcgaAAAAATACGTAATTTAATGTAAGAATACGTCCatttaaacaaaaaattaagatatttttaatgattttctcaataaaatttcaaaaaatttctAACTTTTGGTAGCAACATACGATTTATCATGTTTCTTTTTCGTGACCTTTATACATTTATTGCCCccaaaaattattaaacatacATTAAAAGAATTTTTTCATCTCGAATCCTCGTCAAGAATGACAAGGTGGCCAGTCCGTTATCGTAGGGGACGCGAGACGgcagttttaattttattataaccGCGTTCTGCAGAGGCGGCTAGCAGTCGATTGCACTTTGTTATGCCGGCCGCGTACGTGCGGATTGCATTCAATGAATGCACGTTCCCGAAGCGTGCAGCCGACGAGCCACGCGCTGCAACTTGTTGCAACCGGGCCGCGGAGTCGAATGCCGGCGTCTCCTGGTTTATCAAACGCGTCGCAACAGCAGCGCCATCTGGCCTTGGAAGCGTGTCGAGTGTCGGCCACGGCGATCAGGACAGTCAGTGTCGCGCGATACGTTTAAGGGTAAAGGTATTTTGCGTTGTCCTCTCGATATACTTTCGATCGTGTACTGTCATAAGTGCTTCGAATCGGTAAACATTCCATATTAAATGTGATATAATTGAACTTCGTTACACGCTTTCTTATTCACGTTCGATAATACTCGTTGTCGAACGAATCAAACAAAAACTAAATTGTGTTCGCATATTTCATTCGTTCGTGAAGACACGTGTGTTACGGTTACTTTTGATTCAACTGTCCCTTTGTTTTTACTCGGTTATTTGACTAAAAATCGAGCTCTAACGTTCATAGTGGTGGAAAACATTACTGTAAAAAATAAGAGTTAATTAACAAACATTGGTGAGATTTCGGCGCGAATTCGCGTTCCTTTATCTAAATTTTCATAGAAACGCGAATTGGAACGTTCCGCTTGTTCAAACGATCTATTGGTTAATTTCAAATAGATCGAATTCGCTGAAAGGTGAAGCTCGTGCGATTTGTTGAATCGACTGTTTGAAATTCTTGAACTGAGTTTTCTAGTCGTGTTGGACGATCGTTTTATTTGATAAATCGAGTAAATAAATCTTTGTCGATTGAGGAATACGACGCTTTAGAATTTCGTACGTGTAAACAAAACAATTCGAGCTTGACTTTGTTATCGGTTTCGCGGGACAAATTTTTTTGGTAGTTCTCCTGAATTTGAATTCGTGAGAAAAGAGTGTGAGAATACTTCGTAGTTGATACAATTCATGAATTGATTCGTGTAACTATACGATTGGGACTAGTTTCGATTTGTGAACAATGTGCACTGCGGATAGATTCTCGACTGGCGTTTCGCGCGTCCGTAATTGACTGTGGTGTCGTGGTGTGCTCTCCTCTTTAAGGACATGATGGGACGACGAAGCTGCAGTAAACTGTGCCTACTGTTCGTCGTGTTACTCCTCGCCGCCGTTTTGAAAGGTGAGTGACGTTTTTCTTCAGTTTCTTATTTGAAAAGCTTACTTCGTTGAAAGATTCATGTATTCAACGTGACATTCGAGGTTTTGAGAATTAGATGATTTGAAGGCCATGGAGAAGAAACATGATAAATTACACTTCTTGCATTTTTAGAAAAGCAGTTTTTTTGTTAAAATTTAACACATCAGTCCCATATTACAGAACTGtttttttacttcgtttatgaATTATCTTAGATAGAAGAAATGCGTTATTACctatatgaatattttaaaactAAAATATCAGTTATCACTAGATTGCGAAcctttatgtatttacaataaatttaacAGTATAGAGAACGCAGATAATGcatgaaaatgtataaaatattcaaaataaaacgACCAGTGTGATATTTAGCGAatgaaacgaatatatatatagattctatttttttagttgcatttatagaaatatgaaattgcataaatatccacggTCTAATTAGCATAATATTAATTATGCTGTTTATTTTATCTAAAGCTTTAACCAACTTTCAAAAGGTATTACATAAAAAGTTATTTTGCTTTTCAACTCAGTTTTACTGAAATATCCACTTTTAATCAACAAGCGATATAAAAATTAGGAAATCAATGAATGTAGACTTATTGTGGGTACTCGTGTAATCTTCATTTGTAGAGTGATATGTAGCGAACACGTTTAGGATGAATAGGTTGAATAATTCttattaattctatttattgacggtgtatttcattttttatttatgatattggaaatgaaaaatatatacaaaaataattttattttgacCGAATTCGTTTCATTAACCCATTAACGATCAAGGTTATGTTAATGCAACATTTCATTTGCAAATTTTTTCTATCAGTTTCTCTGTATTTGTATTacttgatattaaaatattttttttaattataaactAACTTTACATACATAACATGTACTTATCATGTTTGTCCTATAATCttctattaatataattatttaacataaaataaaatatcagaatcaaaattattttaatgttaATGTCAAATAAAGATTAATCGTTGAAAAATGTCTAGAATATCCaaggtttattattattacgaagTATACGTAAAAGATACGTTTCATTTTTTCCGGGGATCGAATTTCATTGAGAGAGTATGAAGGACATCTGAATAGGAATGATATATTTTCTTAATGTAAATAGAAAAAGTTTCGAAGGCATATGGTACACGGCCACGATGATTGTACCTTTTTCACAAAGTGATCGTGAAACGTGATGTTTACATTGGTACGACCATATACAAAAAGTGACGAAGAACGCAATAAGGAAGGGAATTCAAAACACATATTTATCCAGGCTGTATTTGTATCGAGGTCACCACAATACAGCCTGGATTCTATTGTTTTTTGCATCTGCCTGAATACCAACGTCATTGTTTTCTTCGCTAATGAATAAAACCaggaatttgtttcttttttgtagttatTGTATATCGCGTTCAATTTCTGCTTTATTAGCTTGAGGAAATAATCAAAGCCATTTTCGCTCCGTCAACAATTTTGATTATTCGTCTgttgaattaataattattaaaaagttgGATTAACAAGGTATTACgcaattgaaattattattatattgatattttgttgttattttatgttttagaggtaggatcgcgttagttattattatgttatatagataataaatccacacttctcggagcagaaaaacctttattgcacacacttagaagggtcacaaacgaatgaaagaaaaaaggcAAGGGAGGTCCTAAAACTATTgatcaggtctatcgaccgtgtctaggaATAACTTCTAGTTACtccttttgtaactagccgtcagcatatagatggcgagcgagaactcacgttgttattttcaacatattttttatttttcatcccACATGACCAAGAAATGGACTTCACGCAATCCTTGTCTTACAATTCTATCTTAACCTTTCTCTCCTCTCATTCTCATTctcattttttcttattttctatttttcaacTGTGTATACATACTtccaataatattatttattgttagtaCTACAGGTAGGGAAGGGGTAGCCTTAAAAGCACCAAGAAACACGTGAAAGGTTTTAGATTAGAAacagaaaattttatattaatttattaattgtgAAATAGTTAAGTGCTTATAATAAATTTCTGGAATAAAAGTACTGGATTTCCAATCATCTTGCCATACTTGTTTTGGttatagaatttttttttttttatttattagaatatttacaatcaattctcgttgagaattttcagtaacttcatttggcgtgatacaatgacatggcttataatagttttatattgttggttctagtagaatctaaggatttaatctagaaggtattttctttttagtctgcggatctggtccgtcgtgagGTTATAGAATAACGCGAGAAatcaatttatgtaaaacaagcGAATTTTTTTTAAGCTTTTTTAAAATCTGTTGCAATTCTTCTTTAATTTCTGCTAGAGTAGGGTAAGGATGAGATTATGATAATTCAATTAGTTCCATAATACGTATAATCATGCGTGTAAAATTAGGATCACCGTGATTATTTCGACAATTTATTAtaagtttatttataaaatttgaattattCAAAGGATATTAAATAACGTTGCGATATTCATCTACCTAGTTCGCAATTGATTAAACTTATTTTCTTCGACAACTTTGTAATCAGATTGTATTTAATACACGTTTAATATATTCTGGGAAATGTAACAATTATGAGGATTTTAGTAAATTATTAGGTCATCTGACATAAGGACTTGTAGCCTTTCTGATTGTGAGAACTGAATTTACAATGAACAATTCAGTTACCATTCATAACAGTAACACTCTTCGCTCTAGAAGTTCTATGAATAGAGGATAAGAAAAGGTAGGTTATTGTaggaaataaagaaaattattagTAGCTATATTAATGATTAATGgatgaattatttttcattattaatttaaataaatataaggcATTTTTATTTGCTCAAAGCCCATACTTTAGCCACGAAAAAAGTAACACAAGGTCAgtgatttttattaataagtAACTATTAACACAAATTACataaataattcaatttctTCGTTGCTTTGGTATATCTCAATTTATTCCAACAACGAGACGCGCAACATCGATATACATAGAatttggaaatttccatcgtaaaTGTTCCATTCAAACGTTTTTGCTCTTGCAAACAGAACAGAAAACCTGGTATTTTATCTCACAAACCGACAATATACCGTGGCAACACTTTTTGACTAAATCGAATTTACAAACCATGCATATCTAACGAATCCAAAGAGGTTCAGGGGAAAAAAGGTGAAGGAAAAAAGAGCAGAATATTTACGTCTCCTCGAAAATAAACACCAATACGTGGCACGAAACGCGAGTTCTCGCATTTCCCGGCTGCATGACCGTTTTTCACCcgtagaaaaaagtaaaaaggaGGAAGGACGAGGTGGAAGAAGAGGAAGGGGAAAGGCAAAGCTTGCGTCGAAATTCGAATGGAAAAACGTCGACAGGGGGTTCATTTCGCTCTGGCCATCGTTTCGAATCCCATTCCGAACTCGGATCTCATTCTGGACACGCGTGATCCGGATTAGAAACATCCGATTCCTCTGTTTTAGATTACCCGGGTCGTTTTGTCGCATGCAAAAGTTGGAAATCGAAGATGAGCCAGCAAGATATCATGTAAATTTTCCCCCGTTTTCATATTTCGATAACCTCTTTTCCTTTTGTTTCTGGCGAATAATTTTAAAAGAAATTGAACGGCCATGGTGGTAGAAAAATTCTAGTTTCGTTTTTATtctgtttcttcttatttttcccATATTTGCAAGGCTGAATATTTAGACAAATAGTTAAAGGGAAGCGCTTCGATGGAGTTTGAGAGGACAGGTGGTAGAAAaactttggaaattttatttttcttccttcctattcttttttatgtattttttatagTTGTATGGGTGAATATTTCAGCGAATAGTTAACAtgaaaaaatattgtaatagACGGAGTCTGTGAAGGAAAAGACgatagaaaaatttgaaaaattttagtTATTCTTGCTTTTATCCTACTCGTGTTTTCCTTCGATATTTCAAACGGTGAATATCCAGACAAATGGTTAAAATTCAACAATATtgtatataaatacaattttagaCAAAATCATTTCCCTATTCATAAACTTGC contains these protein-coding regions:
- the LOC126924948 gene encoding uncharacterized protein LOC126924948 codes for the protein MLHLVTVANVRVMGVNTFKHEQNIGTVLFEKSDTAKHCWTTEEFIILNSRRMFQDLLPKVKVLNYENDRYIALLMDYFHICLENVRKLSIGKTKHLMLKALADTMGGYLQVYILPLTKHSYYAGNVKYRNARKLFELYEQLKVFLRSNGAGWLNPSKKIKQTKIQAIVITSPKSSSVACDGVITYSASSIANRRETKRFTFKQKKRHIPKHKIKSTNPRHKDESDRDNESIIIPLPFLDDDTQPNSIALPFKKNTLQSLYSERSTFALVKYYIASVKCIVSKSKEKAELEAFNREFYDWLQQSVQRHLDDEKWYPAFGGVLRVIASLEEAGAGTGPTKGAKSGTYEIMPKTGMQQTIEPEEAVSPLYKEEETGVPLGTTELILIAVVSALLVWLLVGLSLVCYRFLTKHSDECVSYEPQDPPVAVLYENKEYCQPDTCPTQSPRKSLLERIKDYWKNRFGKCHGGCQDRMDEERCLAAISYTSKDTIDVSHSSRSYQKRKINKSVSAMLSCHRKEHVPIRKVCYSSDGSLTTNTESPDSKPR